A DNA window from Linepithema humile isolate Giens D197 chromosome 6, Lhum_UNIL_v1.0, whole genome shotgun sequence contains the following coding sequences:
- the LOC105673112 gene encoding uncharacterized protein — protein MAQMVDKLCEETTLVLYPWVFKDERGWSRDKMQSPPYTELVQDLFRQCFDVQEEARIQLNEDMIKKMFVESGIDVTKELIAGLMDGKCMAMRLKGKPPHLDWPVHYPHEYPERSSKCPIRAIDDVENYLINIITVGPPPLLLSGVGITSRPTYDAPYIKRHVYVHEPDPEIEGDVRRVHPAAWVPPQARSKVHAFKTLFPAYLEKAYPYEEPVTPPSLCAFKFEASKCNNVRDAYELHRNAIEYFGAFEFDRPPYARRLASKPLDFENKVKHKTGAEVFVVIIRRINEEAFLAFASIEPFFVSEADEKSQEMITEYFPEGIEDMISFAPDEQAAFYEEEEEEEEEEDYKDDTV, from the exons ATGGCGCAAATGGTGGATAAACTGTGCGAGGAAACGACACTGGTGCTTTATCCGTGGGTCTTCAAGGACGAACGCGGCTGGTCGCGGGACAAGATGCAGAGTCCGCCGTACACCGAGCTCGTGCAGGATCTCTTCAGGCAGTGCTTCGATGTGCAGGAGGAGGCACGAATCCAGCTGAACGAGGACATGATCAAGAAGATGTTTGTCGAGAGCGGCATCGATGTCACCAAGGAATTGATAGCAG GACTGATGGATGGCAAATGTATGGCAATGAGGCTGAAAGGTAAACCGCCGCATCTAGATTGGCCGGTGCATTATCCTCACGAGTATCCGGAACGCAGCTCGAAATGTCCGATCCGCGCGATTGACGACGTGGAGAATTATCTCATCAACATCATTACGGTAGGGCCGCCGCCTCTCTTGCTAAGTGGAGTCGGCATCACGAGCAGACCGACTTACGACGCGCCTTACATCAAGAGGCACGTGTATGTCCACGAACCGGATCCGGAAATCGAAGGTGATGTGCGTCGCGTGCATCCCGCAGCATGGGTACCGCCTCAG GCTAGAAGCAAAGTTCATGCCTTCAAGACTTTATTCCCGGCTTACTTGGAAAAGGCTTATCCTTACGAGGAACCGGTAACTCCTCCGTCATTGTGCGCTTTCAAGTTTGAGGCGTCGAAGTGCAACAATGTACGAGACGCTTACGAACTGCATCGTAACGCAATCGAATATTTCGGCGCCTTCGAGTTTGATCGACCGCCTTACGCGAGACGCCTCGCATCCAAACCCTTAGATTTCGAGAATAAG GTGAAGCACAAAACAGGGGCCGAGGTGTTCGTAGTGATAATTCGGAGGATCAATGAAGAAGCCTTTCTAGCTTTTGCCAGTATCGAACCGTTCTTCGTGTCAGAAGCCGACGAGAAAAGTCAAGAAATGATAACGGAATATTTTCCGGAAGGAATCGAAGATATGATATCATTCGCACCGGATGAGCAAGCGGCATTTtacgaggaagaagaagaggaagaagaagaggaagattATAAAGATGATACTGTTTAA